Proteins from one Argopecten irradians isolate NY chromosome 15, Ai_NY, whole genome shotgun sequence genomic window:
- the LOC138309608 gene encoding mucin-3B-like: MVDQSQATRYHSLQTVDQSQLQDQSQATKVGNTTIVTNGRSVPGYKVGNTTIVTNGRSVPGYKVGNTTIVTNGRSVPGYKVGNTTIVTNGRSVPGYKVGNTTIVTNGRSVPGYKVGNTTIVTNGRSVPGYKVGNTTIVTNGRSVPGYKVGNTTIVTNGRSVPGYKVGNTTIVTNGRSVPGYKVGNTTIVTNGRSVPGYKVGNTTIVTNGRSVPGYKVGNTTIVTNGRSVPGYKVGNTTIVTNGRSVPGYKVGNTTIVTNGRSVPGYKVGNTTIVTNGRSVPGYKVGNTTIVTNGRSVPGYKVGNTTIVTNGRSVPGYKVGNTTIVTNGRSVPGYKVGNTTIVTNGRSVPGYKVGNTTIVTNGRSVPGYKVGNTTIVTNGRSVPGYKVGNTTIVTNGRSVPGYKVGNTTIVTNGRSVPGYKVGNTTIVTNGRSVPGYKVGNTTIVTNGRSVPGYKVGNTTIVTNGRSVPGYKVGNTTIVTNGRSVSGYNVGNTTIVTNGRSVPRYKVGNTTIVTNGRSVPGYKVGNTTIVTNGRSVPGYKVGNTTIVTNGRSLPDYKVGNTTIVTNGRSVPGYKVGNTTIVTNGRSVPGYKVGNTTIVTNGRSVPGYKVSKNTTIVTNGRSVPGYKVGNTTIVTNGRSVPGYKVGNTTIVTNGRSVPGYKVGNTTIVTNGRSVSGYKVGNTTIVTNGRSVPGYKVGNTTIVTNGRSVPGYKVGNTTIVTNGRSVPGYKVGNTTIVTNGRSVPGYKVGNTTIVTNGRSVPGYKVGNTTIVTNGRSVPGYKVGNTTIVTNGRSVPGYKVGNTTIVTNGRSVPGYKVGNTTIVTNGRSVPGYKVGNTTIVTNGRSVPGYKVGNTTIVTNGRSVPGYKLQTVDQSPGYKVGNTTIVTNGRSVPGYKVGNTTIVTNGRSVPGYKVGNTTIVTNGRSVPGYKVGNTTIVTNGRSVPDYKVGNTTIVTNGRSVPGYKVGNTTIVTNGRSVPGYKVGNTTIVTNGRSVPGYKVGNTTIVTNGRSVPGYKVGNTTIVTNGRSVPGYKVGNTTIVTNGRSVPGYKVGNTTIVTNGRSVPGYKVGNTTIVTNGRSVPDYKVGNTTMVTNGRSVPGHKNHTQLWIVIVDYDIYAHMIGRNFWHTNDKHNHRCLPTTTDIRNKKGGINSGKWTCMKYQIFGSHAL, encoded by the exons ATGGTAGATCAGTCCCAGGCTACAAGGTACCATAGTTTACAAACGGTAGATCAGTCCCAGCTACAAG ATCAGTCCCAGGCTACAAAGGTAGGAAACACAACCATAGTTACAAACGGTAGATCAGTCCCAGGCTACAAGGTAGGAAACACAACCATAGTTACAAACGGTAGATCAGTCCCAGGCTACAAGGTAGGAAACACAACCATAGTTACAAACGGTAGATCAGTCCCAGGCTACAAGGTAGGAAACACAACCATAGTTACAAACGGTAGATCAGTCCCAGGCTACAAGGTAGGAAACACAACCATAGTTACAAACGGTAGATCAGTCCCAGGCTACAAGGTAGGAAACACAACCATAGTTACAAACGGTAGATCAGTCCCAGGCTACAAGGTAGGAAATACAACCATAGTTACAAACGGTAGATCAGTCCCAGGCTACAAGGTAGGAAACACAACCATAGTTACAAACGGTAGATCAGTCCCAGGCTACAAGGTAGGAAACACAACCATAGTTACAAACGGTAGATCAGTCCCAGGCTACAAGGTAGGAAACACAACCATAGTTACAAACGGTAGATCAGTCCCAGGCTACAAGGTAGGAAACACAACCATAGTTACAAACGGTAGATCAGTCCCAGGCTACAAGGTAGGAAACACAACCATAGTTACAAACGGTAGATCAGTCCCAGGCTACAAGGTAGGAAACACAACCATAGTTACAAACGGTAGATCAGTCCCAGGCTACAAGGTAGGAAACACAACCATAGTTACAAACGGTAGATCAGTCCCAGGCTACAAGGTAGGAAACACAACCATAGTTACAAACGGTAGATCAGTCCCAGGCTACAAGGTAGGAAACACAACCATAGTTACAAACGGTAGATCAGTCCCAGGCTACAAGGTAGGAAACACAACCATAGTTACAAACGGTAGATCAGTCCCAGGCTACAAGGTAGGAAACACAACCATAGTTACAAACGGTAGATCAGTCCCAGGCTACAAGGTAGGAAACACAACCATAGTTACAAACGGTAGATCAGTCCCAGGCTACAAGGTAGGAAACACAACCATAGTTACAAACGGTAGATCAGTCCCAGGCTACAAGGTAGGAAACACAACCATAGTTACAAACGGTAGATCAGTCCCAGGCTACAAGGTAGGAAACACAACCATAGTTACAAACGGTAGATCAGTCCCAGGCTACAAGGTAGGAAACACAACCATAGTTACAAACGGTAGATCAGTCCCAGGCTACAAGGTAGGAAACACAACCATAGTTACAAACGGTAGATCAGTCCCAGGCTACAAGGTAGGAAACACAACCATAGTTACAAACGGTAGATCAGTCCCAGGCTACAAGGTAGGAAACACAACCATAGTTACAAACGGTAGATCAGTCCCAGGCTACAAGGTAGGAAACACAACCATAGTTACAAACGGTAGATCAGTCTCAGGCTACAATGTAGGAAACACAACCATAGTTACAAACGGTAGATCAGTCCCTAGGTACAAGGTAGGAAACACAACCATAGTTACAAACGGTAGATCAGTCCCAGGCTACAAGGTAGGAAACACAACCATAGTTACAAACGGTAGATCAGTCCCAGGCTACAAGGTAGGAAACACAACCATAGTTACAAACGGTAGATCACTCCCAGACTACAAGGTAGGAAACACAACCATAGTTACAAACGGTAGATCAGTCCCAGGCTACAAGGTAGGAAACACAACCATAGTTACAAACGGTAGATCAGTCCCAGGCTACAAGGTAGGAAACACAACCATAGTTACAAACGGTAGATCAGTCCCAGGCTACAAGGTAAGTAAAAACACAACCATAGTTACAAACGGTAGATCAGTCCCAGGCTACAAGGTAGGAAACACAACCATAGTTACAAACGGTAGATCAGTCCCAGGCTACAAGGTAGGAAACACAACCATAGTTACAAACGGTAGATCAGTCCCAGGCTACAAGGTAGGAAATACAACCATAGTTACAAACGGTAGATCAGTCTCAGGCTACAAGGTAGGAAACACAACCATAGTTACAAACGGTAGATCAGTCCCAGGCTACAAGGTAGGAAACACAACCATAGTTACAAACGGTAGATCAGTCCCAGGCTACAAGGTAGGAAACACAACCATAGTTACAAACGGTAGATCAGTCCCAGGCTACAAGGTAGGAAACACAACCATAGTTACAAACGGTAGATCAGTCCCAGGCTACAAGGTAGGAAACACAACCATAGTTACAAACGGTAGATCAGTCCCAGGCTACAAGGTAGGAAACACAACCATAGTTACAAACGGTAGATCAGTCCCAGGCTACAAGGTAGGAAACACAACCATAGTTACAAACGGTAGATCAGTCCCAGGCTACAAGGTAGGAAACACAACCATAGTTACAAACGGTAGATCAGTCCCAGGCTACAAGGTAGGAAACACAACCATAGTTACAAACGGTAGATCAGTCCCAGGCTACAAGGTAGGAAACACAACCATAGTTACAAACGGTAGATCAGTCCCAGGCTACAAGGTAGGAAACACAACCATAGTTACAAACGGTAGATCAGTCCCAGGCTACAAG TTACAAACGGTAGATCAGTCCCCAGGCTACAAGGTAGGAAACACAACCATAGTTACAAACGGTAGATCAGTCCCAGGCTACAAGGTAGGAAACACAACCATAGTTACAAACGGTAGATCAGTCCCAGGCTACAAGGTAGGAAACACAACCATAGTTACAAACGGTAGATCAGTCCCAGGCTACAAGGTAGGAAACACAACCATAGTTACAAACGGTAGATCAGTCCCAGACTACAAGGTAGGAAACACAACCATAGTTACAAACGGTAGATCAGTCCCAGGCTACAAGGTAGGAAACACAACCATAGTTACAAACGGTAGATCAGTCCCAGGCTACAAGGTAGGAAACACAACCATAGTTACAAACGGTAGATCAGTCCCAGGCTACAAGGTAGGAAACACAACCATAGTTACAAACGGTAGATCAGTCCCAGGCTACAAGGTAGGAAACACAACCATAGTTACAAACGGTAGATCAGTCCCAGGCTACAAGGTAGGAAATACAACCATAGTTACAAACGGTAGATCAGTCCCAGGCTACAAGGTAGGAAACACAACCATAGTTACAAACGGTAGATCAGTCCCAGGCTACAAGGTAGGAAACACAACCATAGTTACAAACGGTAGATCAGTCCCAGACTACAAGGTAGGAAACACAACCATGGTTACAAACGGTAGATCAGTCCCAGGCCACAAG AATCACACACAACTGTGGATAGTGATTGTAGATTATGACATCTACGCTCACATGATTGGAAGAAACTTTTGGCACACGAATGACAAACACAATCATCGATGTCTACCCACAACTACAGACATACGAAATAAAAAGGGTGGTATCAATAGCGGAAAATGGACCTGTATGAAATATCAGATATTTGGTAGTCACGCTCTctaa